Below is a genomic region from Paludicola sp. MB14-C6.
TACAGGAGCTTATGGTACAATCACCAGAATAGTAGATAATTGGCTGGAACTTGAATACAATGGTAAAAAGAAGCTCATCAATATAGACTTTATTACCGCTATAGAA
It encodes:
- a CDS encoding DUF6897 domain-containing protein is translated as MNNELILGYVGQCVTINCSGTGAYGTITRIVDNWLELEYNGKKKLINIDFITAIETSRKGK